One segment of Arvicanthis niloticus isolate mArvNil1 chromosome 5, mArvNil1.pat.X, whole genome shotgun sequence DNA contains the following:
- the LOC143442248 gene encoding uncharacterized protein LOC143442248 has translation MFVREAHFARLRRAHQNRTSLSEEQWRAAVTTGRILGDPEGRGRAQRASQVDEAQRRMDAEIWQLLTSFAAHPHPPPRGLHPNPQLATALRAGPPSSSSSSSSFASLSSPAGSQFSLSYEGFSLLPGSLYYWQLPRAFLGNKC, from the exons ATGTTCGTG AGAGAAGCTCACTTTGCACGGCTACGCCGGGCTCACCAG AACCGCACATCCCTCTCAGAGGAACAGTGGCGGGCAGCTGTGACAACTGGCAGGATCCTTGGGGACCCAGAGGGCAGGGGCCGGGCACAACGGGCATCACAG GTGGACGAGGCTCAGAGACGGATGGACGCTGAGATCTGGCAGCTCCTTACCAGCTttgctgcccacccccacccccctcctcgTGGGCTGCACCCCAACCCCCAGCTAGCCACCGCTCTACGAGCAggtcccccttcctcttcctcctcttcctcctcctttgcttctctgtcttcccCAGCAGGCTCTCAG TTCTCACTTTCCTACGAGGGCTTCTCTCTGCTGCCTGGAAGCCTCTATTACTGGCAGCTGCCCCGAGCCTTCTTAGGGAACAAG TGTTAG